In Onychostoma macrolepis isolate SWU-2019 chromosome 12, ASM1243209v1, whole genome shotgun sequence, a single window of DNA contains:
- the LOC131551497 gene encoding mucin-2-like: TPESTTTETTTIETTTGTTTDTITTESTTTETTTTESTTTVTTTDITTTESTTTGTTTPESTTTETTTIETTTGTTTPESTTTHTTTIESTTTGTTTPESTTTETTTTEISTGTTTPESTTTDTTTIESTTTGTTTPESTTSETTTTESTTTSTTTPESTTTETTTTIESTTTGTTTETITTESTTTGTTTSESTTTESTTSAITTSESTTTESTTETTTPESTTITESTTMGSTTTESTTMDTTTTAITTTGSTTLESTTTETATSESTTTGGTTDSTTTGTTRPESTTTETTTTEISTGTTTPESTTTDTTTIESTTTGTTTPESTTTETTTIETTTGTTTSESTTTETTTIESTTTGITTPESTTTETTTIESTTTGTTTPESTTTETTTIESTTTGTTTPESTTTDTTTIESTTTDITTTESTTTGTTTDTITTESTTTGTTTPESTTTETTTTESTTTGTTTIETSTGTTTPESTTTETTTIETTTGTTTPESTTSETTTLESTTTETTTTESTTTGTTTPESTITETTTIETSTGTTTPESTTTESTTRGTTTPESTTTETTTTETTTGTTTPESTTSEITTTESTTTGTTTPESTTTETTTTESTTTGTTIPESTTTEATTIESTTTETTTIESTTTGTTTETVTTESTTTGTTTPESTTTETTTESTTTGTTTPESTTTETTTIESTTTGTTTPESTTTETTTIGSTTTGTTTETTTTTETTSTATTTPESTTTESTTTGTTTPESTTTETTTIETSTGTTTPESTTTETTTIETTTGTTTPESTTSETTTLESTTTETTTTESTTTGTTTPESTITETTTIETSTGTTTPESTTTESTTRGTTTPESTTTETTTTETTTGTTTPESTTSEITTTESTTTGTTTPESTTTETTTTESTTTGTTIPESTTTEATTIESTTTETTTIESTTTGTTTETVTTESTTTGTTTPESTTTETTTTEISTGTTTPESTTTDTTTIESTTTGTTTPESTTTETTTIETTTGTTTS; encoded by the exons acaccagaaagcacaacaactgagaccacaacaatagaaaccaccacaggtaccacaacagACACCATAACaacagaaagcacaacaactgagaccacaacaacagAAAGTACCACCACTGTCACCACAACAGACataacaacaacagaaagcaccaccacaggtaccacaacaccagaaagcacaacaacggagaccacaacaatagaaaccaccacaggtaccacaacaccagaaagcacaacaactcacaccacaacaatagaaagtaccaccacaggtaccacaacaccagaaagcacaacaactgagaccacaacaacagaaatcagcacaggtaccacaacaccagaaagcacaacaactgacaccacaacaatagaaagtaccaccacaggtaccacaacaccagaaagcacaacaagcgagacaacaacaacagaaagcaccaccacaagtaccacaacaccagaaagcacaacaactgagacc accacaacaatagaaagtaCCACCACAGGCACCACAACAGAAACCATAACAACAGAAAGTACAACCACTGGCACCACCACTTCAGAAAGTACAACAACAGAAAGTACCACCTCTGCTATTACAACTTCAGAAAGtacaacaacagaaagcacaactgaaaccacaacaccagaaagtaCAACAATAACAGAAAGTACCACGATGGGCAGtacaacaacagaaagcaccacaATGGATACTACAACAACAGCAATTACCACAACTGGTAGCACAACTCTAGAAAGTACAACAACGGAGACGGCAACatcagaaagcacaacaacaggAGGAACAACAGACAGCACCACCACCGGTACCACAagaccagaaagcacaacaactgagaccacaacaacagaaatcagcacaggtaccacaacaccagaaagcacaacaactgacaccacaacaatagaaagtaccaccacaggtaccacaacaccagaaagcacaacaactgagaccacaacaatagaaaccaccacaggtaccacgacatcagaaagcacaacaactgagaccacaacaatagaaagcaccaccaccggtatcacaacaccagaaagcacaacaactgagaccacaacaattgaaagtaccaccacaggcaccacaacaccagaaagcacaacaacggagaccacaacaatagaaagtaccaccacaggtaccacaacaccagaaagcacaacaactgacaccacaacaatagaaagcaCCACAACGGACATTACgacaacagaaagcaccaccaccggTACCACAACAGACACCAtaacaacagaaagcaccaccacTGGGACCACAActccagaaagcacaacaactgagaccacaacaacagaaagcaccaccacaggtaccacaacaatagaaaccagcacaggtaccacaacaccagaaagcacaacaactgagaccacaacaatagaaaccaccacaggtaccacaacaccgGAAAGCACAACAAGCGAGACCACAACActagaaagcacaacaactgagaccacaacaacagaaagcaccaccacaggcaccacaacaccagaaagtacaataactgagaccacaacaatagaaaccagCACAGGTacaacaacaccagaaagcacaacaacagaaagcaccaccagaggtaccacaacaccagaaagcacaacaactgagaccacaacaacagaaaccaccacaggtaccacaacaccagaaagcacaacaagtgagatcacaacaacagaaagcaccaccacaggtaccacaacaccagaaagcacaacaactgagaccacaacaacagaaagcaccaccacaggtaccacaataccagaaagcacaacaactgaggccacaacaatagaaagcacaacaactgagaccacaacaatagaaagtaCCACCACAGGCACCACAACAGAAACCGtaacaacagaaagcaccaccactgggaccacaacaccagagagcacaacaactgagaccacaacagaaagcaccaccacaggtaccacaaccccagaaagtacaacaactgagaccacaacaatagaaagtaccaccacaggcaccacgacaccagaaagcacaacaactgagaccacaacaataggAAGTACCACCACAGGCACCACAACAGAAACC acaacaacaacagaaaccaCCAGCACAgctaccacaacaccagaaagcacaacaacagaaagcaccaccacaggtaccacaacaccagaaagcacaacaactgagaccacaacaatagaaaccagcacaggtaccacaacaccagaaagcacaacaactgagaccacaacaatagaaaccaccacaggtaccacaacaccgGAAAGCACAACAAGCGAGACCACAACActagaaagcacaacaactgagaccacaacaacagaaagcaccaccacaggcaccacaacaccagaaagtacaataactgagaccacaacaatagaaaccagCACAGGTacaacaacaccagaaagcacaacaacagaaagcaccaccagaggtaccacaacaccagaaagcacaacaactgagaccacaacaacagaaaccaccacaggtaccacaacaccagaaagcacaacaagtgagatcacaacaacagaaagcaccaccacaggtaccacaacaccagaaagcacaacaactgagaccacaacaacagaaagcaccaccacaggtaccacaataccagaaagcacaacaactgaggccacaacaatagaaagcacaacaactgagaccacaacaatagaaagtaCCACCACAGGCACCACAACAGAAACCGtaacaacagaaagcaccaccactgggaccacaacaccagagagcacaacaactgagaccacaacaacagaaatcagcacaggtaccacaacaccagaaagcacaacaactgacaccacaacaatagaaagtaccaccacaggtaccacaacaccagaaagcacaacaactgagaccacaacaatagaaaccaccacaggtaccacgacatca